TGCGGAGCTTTTTCACCATGACGACTTCCCCCAAGACCCGTGCCGAGCGCGATACCTTCGGACCGATCGACGTGCCGGCCGACAAGCTGTGGGGTGCGCAAACGCAGCGCTCGCTGCAGAACTTCGACATCTCCGGCGAGCAGCAGCCGCGCGAGATCATCAAGGCGCTGGCCCAGGTCAAGCGCGCCTCGGCCGTGGTCAACCACGCGCTGGGCCTGCAGGACGAGAAGAAGACCCAGGCCATCGTGGCCGCGGCCGACGAAGTCATTGCCGGCAAGCACCCGGGCGAGTTCCCGTTGGTGGTCTGGCAGACCGGCTCGGGCACGCAGACCAACATGAACGTCAACGAGGTGCTGGCCAACCGCGCGAGCGAAATCCTCGGCGGCGAGCGCGGGGAAGGGCGCCTCGTGCACCCGAACGACGACGTGAACCGCAGCCAGTCGAGCAACGACGTGTTCCCCACCGCCATGCACGTGGCGGCGGTCGAGTCCATCACGCACAAGCTGCTGCCGGCCATCGCGAAGCTGCGCGGCACGCTGGAGCAGAAGTCGAAGGACTTTGCCGACATCGTGAAGATCGGCCGCACCCACCTGCAGGACGCCACGCCCCTCACGCTGGGCCAGGAGTTCTCGGGCTACGTGGCGCAGCTGGCGCACGGCGAGGCGCATGTGCGCGCCGCGCTGCCGCATTTGTGCGAACTGGCGCTGGGCGGCACGGCCGTGGGTACCGGGCTCAATGCGCCCAAGGGCTATGCGCAGCAGGTGGCGGCCGAGTTGGCCAGGCTCACGGGCCTGCCTTTCGTGACCGCGCCCAACAAGTTCGAGGCCATGGCCAGCGTCGATGCGCTGGTGCATGCGCACGGCGCGCTGAAGACGCTGGCCGCCAGCATGAACAAGATCGCCAACGACGTGCGCTGGCTCGCGAGCGGCCCGCGCAGCGGCATCGGCGAACTCAGCATTCCGGAGAACGAACCCGGCTCCTCGATCATGCCGGGCAAGGTCAACCCGACCCAGAGCGAAGCCGTCACGATGCTGGCCGCGCAGGTGTTCGGCAATGACGTGGCTATCAACATCGGCGGCGCTTCGGGCAACTTCGAGTTGAACGTGTTCCGTCCGATGGTGGCGCACAACTTCCTGCAGAGCGTGCGCCTGTTGGCCGACGGCATGGTGAGCTTCAACGACCACTGCGCCGTGGGGATCGAGCCGAACCGCGAGCGCATCACCGAGCTGGTGCAGCGTTCGCTGATGCTGGTGACCGCGCTCAACACGCACATCGGCTACGACAAGTCGGCCTCCATCGCGAAGAAGGCGCACAAGGAGGGCTCCAGCCTGCGCGAAGCCGCGATTGCCTCGGGGCACCTCACGGCCGAGCAGTTCGACCAGTGGGTGGTGCCGGAGAACATGACGGGCCGCTGAGCGATCAGTACCCTACCGTGTACCGCTGGCGCGAGTGAGCGGGTTTCTCGAGCTCGTCGATGAACGCGATCGCATAGTCCTCGAAAGTGATCCAGCTGCGGCCTTCGGCGCTCACGAGCAGGTCGTCCTTGCCCAGGCGGAACTTGCCCGTGCGCTCGCCTTCGACGAACTCGGCCGAGGGCGAAAGGAAGGTCCAGTCGAGTTCCTTCTCGTTGCGCAGCGCCTCCAGAAACGCGGCGCCCGCGGAGGCTTCGGCCTTGTACGCCTCGGGGAAGTTCGGCGTGTCGATCACCTTCAGGCCCGGTGCCGCGAACAGGCTGCCGGCGCCGCCGACCACCAGCAGGCGCTTCACGCCCGCGCGCCTGGCCGGCTCGATGAGGGCTGCCGGCGGCACGGTGGCGAAGTGCGCGGCGCTGAACACGGCGTCGTGGCCCGCCAGGGCCTTTTCGAGCGCGGCGCCTTCGAGCACGTCGAGATCCACGGCCTTCACGTTGGCGCGGCCCGAGAGTTTTTCGCTCGCCTTGCGCGCGATGGCCGTCACGGTGTGGCCGCGGCGCAGGGCTTCGTCGAGAAGGCGGCCGCCGGCGCGTCCGGTGGCGCCGATGATGGCGATGTGGCTCATGGGATGGCTCCAGAAAGTGGATGGGATGAGCCGCATCTTAGGTTTCTGGTTTCGAAAGAAATACCTCGAATTGCGCGTTTGTTTATTCCTAAAATCGTTCGAATGGACCGATTGAATGCAATGCGCGTGTTCGTTGCCGTGGTCGATGCGGGCAGCCTTTCGGCCGCGGCCGACAAGCTCGA
This genomic window from Variovorax paradoxus contains:
- the fumC gene encoding class II fumarate hydratase; amino-acid sequence: MTTSPKTRAERDTFGPIDVPADKLWGAQTQRSLQNFDISGEQQPREIIKALAQVKRASAVVNHALGLQDEKKTQAIVAAADEVIAGKHPGEFPLVVWQTGSGTQTNMNVNEVLANRASEILGGERGEGRLVHPNDDVNRSQSSNDVFPTAMHVAAVESITHKLLPAIAKLRGTLEQKSKDFADIVKIGRTHLQDATPLTLGQEFSGYVAQLAHGEAHVRAALPHLCELALGGTAVGTGLNAPKGYAQQVAAELARLTGLPFVTAPNKFEAMASVDALVHAHGALKTLAASMNKIANDVRWLASGPRSGIGELSIPENEPGSSIMPGKVNPTQSEAVTMLAAQVFGNDVAINIGGASGNFELNVFRPMVAHNFLQSVRLLADGMVSFNDHCAVGIEPNRERITELVQRSLMLVTALNTHIGYDKSASIAKKAHKEGSSLREAAIASGHLTAEQFDQWVVPENMTGR
- a CDS encoding NAD(P)-dependent oxidoreductase produces the protein MSHIAIIGATGRAGGRLLDEALRRGHTVTAIARKASEKLSGRANVKAVDLDVLEGAALEKALAGHDAVFSAAHFATVPPAALIEPARRAGVKRLLVVGGAGSLFAAPGLKVIDTPNFPEAYKAEASAGAAFLEALRNEKELDWTFLSPSAEFVEGERTGKFRLGKDDLLVSAEGRSWITFEDYAIAFIDELEKPAHSRQRYTVGY